In a single window of the Labeo rohita strain BAU-BD-2019 chromosome 23, IGBB_LRoh.1.0, whole genome shotgun sequence genome:
- the rbm10 gene encoding RNA-binding protein 10 isoform X1, with amino-acid sequence MDWSGMDYLWIILMCLSAIWTHSDGTHLLQKIHWGGRGDRLGRYGKESDDHDYRDMDYRGYGQENRLNSSLTNARQHEPDSSFEAMRDFASGNFSNNRPGFRQKGTRASENNQLGKSLLQCPSNENIHSRFQQDDKDYEFEPETEAHRRDMQTFRSGQKVYLEEQTPDEGEENEDSTWGRVRGRHNSQGEYSAEWGAEEDKHIRHSAHKQGFPDQAQPARDKVRDGSFHHALEMSQEEPEPRDQDYRSDTEHVQKPSNIVMLRMLPPNATVNEIRARLQEQGIQPREVRLMRNKSSGQSRGFAFVEFNHLQEASRWMETNQRVLTILGQRVSMHYSDPKPRANEDWLCNKCGVQNFKRREKCFKCGVPKSEAELKLPLVPKTLPLGQLKDSAQGLLPLPAIYQTAAPILNLSSSSPAAEVANDTLILRNLGPHTTLEAILSALAPFATLSPSNVRLIKDKQTQLNRGFAFLQLTTIVEASQLLQILQSLQPPLSIDGKLISVEFAKGSKRDVFLTDGNRVSVATVASTAIAAAQWAVTQTAQLVGAAQSGDISVHQQGAAAVFGQEVVQVVSAEAQAFKVPVPALLTSHATLGASDGGSASTGETGATSILALAASQTQLVATTTSTLANQAPVEIIGKPQPATPNQPATPGTALECQQYPDPDVSTYQYDESSGYYYDPLTGLYYDPNSQYYYNPHTQQYMYWDGERHTYVPAPSQTSDDGTDAAATGTISDLTGAPNSKDKKDKPKNKTAQQIAKDMERWAKSLNRQKDNGRASSSSSLSTNSRLMAQGRPDDRRESASADAGYAVLEMKGALLERPQILMEQIKHPEEREQSPPQGLVAGYSGETDSEEEAGEREERLTDWSKLACLLCRRQFPSKEALIRHQQLSELHRQNLEQKRARQTQSETQERSETELKYRDRAAERREKGAVPQAPDAKKRRFSPVGVGSQMLPGRMEKGFFIRNLPVE; translated from the exons atggactggagtggtatggattacttgtggattattttgatgtgtttatcagctatttggactcattctgacggcacccatttactgcagaagatccattg GGGCGGTCGTGGTGACCGCTTGGGTCGCTATGGGAAAGAGTCTGATGATCACGACTACAGGGACATGGACTATCGTGGCTATGGGCAAGAAAATAGACTGAATAGCAGCTTAACAAATGCAAGGCAGCACGAGCCTGATAGCAGTTTTGAAGCTATGAGAGACTTTGCCTCAGGTAATTTCTCGAATAACCGACCTGGATTCAGGCAAAAGGGAACCCGTGCATCCGAAAACAACCAACTTGGAAAAAGCCTCCTCCAGTGTCCCTCAAATGAGAATATCCACTCAAGATTCCAGCAAGATGATAAAGATTATGAGTTTGAACCAGAGACTGAGGCACACAGGAGAGATATGCAGACATTTAGATCAGGACAGAAGGTGTATCTGGAAGAACAAACCCCAGATGAAGGTGAAGAAAATGAGGACAGCACCTGGGGCAGAGTTAGAGGACGGCACAACTCTCAGGGCGAATACAGTGCGGAGTGGGGAGCTGAGGAAGACAAACATATCAGACATTCTGCACACAAACAA GGGTTTCCTGACCAAGCCCAACCAGCTAGGGACAAAGTAAGAGATGGAAGCTTCCACCATGCTCTAGAAATGAGCCAGGAGGAGCCAGAACCCCGTGACCAGGACTACAGGTCTGATACAGAGCATGTCCAAAAGCCCAGCAACATTGTCATGCTGAGAATGCTCCCACCAAATGCAACTGTTAATGAG ATTCGGGCTAGACTGCAGGAGCAGGGGATCCAGCCCAGAGAAGTTCGCCTCATGAGAAACAAGTCTTCAG GTCAGAGCAGAGGATTCGCCTTCGTCGAGTTTAATCACTTGCAGGAGGCCAGCCGCTGGATGGAGACCAACCAG AGAGTGCTCACTATACTGGGACAGCGAGTATCTATGCACTACAGTGATCCAAAGCCTCGTGCTAATGAAGACTGGCTCTGCAATAAG TGTGGAGTGCAGAACTTTAAACGAAGAGAAAAGTGTTTCAAATGCGGAGTACCAAAATCAG AGGCTGAGTTGAAGCTGCCTCTGGTGCCAAAGACTTTACCTCTGGGGCAGTTAAAGGACTCAGCTCAGGGTTTACTGCCCCTTCCTGCCATATACCAGACAGCAGCTCCGATTCTCAACTTAAGTTCTTCATCCCCAGCTGCTGAAGTTGCCAATGACA CTCTGATTTTGAGGAATCTGGGACCCCATACGACGCTGGAGGCCATTTTGTCCGCTCTGGCCCCGTTTGCTACTCTCTCGCCTTCAAATGTACGGCTCATCAAAGACAAACAGACGCAACTCAACCGAGGGTTTGCTTTCCTTCAGCTCACTACTATTGTG gagGCTTCACAGCTGCTTCAGATCCTCCAGTCCCTGCAGCCTCCTCTCTCAATCGATGGAAAGCTCATTTCTGTGGAGTTTGCCAAGGGCTCCAAACG TGATGTTTTTCTGACAGATGGGAATCGGGTGAGTGTGGCAACAGTAGCGAGTACAGCTATAGCTGCAGCTCAGTGGGCCGTGACTCAG ACGGCCCAGCTTGTGGGTGCAGCTCAGAGCGGTGATATCAGTGTGCACCAGCAGGGGGCAGCAGCTGTGTTTGGACAGGAGGTGGTGCAGGTTGTCAGTGCAGAggcgcaagcctttaaagtgCCAGTGCCTGCGCTACTGACTAGCCACGCAACATTAGGTGCTTCTGATGGAGGATCAGCCTCTACAG GAGAAACAGGTGCTACCTCTATATTGGCGCTCGCAGCATCCCAGACTCAGCTTGTCGCCACGACAACCTCCACACTGGCCAATCAG GCCCCGGTGGAAATCATTGGAAAACCTCAGCCTGCTACCCCGAACCAGCCTGCTACACCTGGAACTGCTCTGGAGTGCCAGCAGTACC CGGATCCTGATGTGTCCACGTACCAGTACGACGAGAGCTCTGGCTATTACTACGACCCTCTTACAGGCCTCTACTATGACCCAAATTCACAG TACTATTATAATCCCCATACACAGCAGTACATGTACTGGGATGGGGAAAGACACACGTATGTTCCCGCCCCGTCACAGACGTCCGATGACGGCACAGACGCTGCAGCCACAGGAACGATCTCTGACCTTACAGGTGCTCCCAACAGCAAGGACAAGAAGGACAAGCCCAAGAATAAGACGGCACAGCAG ATTGCCAAAGACATGGAGCGCTGGGCCAAAAGTCTGAACAGGCAGAAGGACAACGGGCGAGCGTCCTCCTCTTCCTCACTGAGCACTAACTCTCGATTGATGGCACAGGGGAGACCCGATGACAGGAGGGAATCTGCCAGCGCTGATGCAGGCTACGCCGTCCTGGAGATGAAG GGTGCCTTGCTGGAGAGACCTCAGATTCTGATGGAACAAATCAAACATCCAGAAGAAAGAgaa CAGAGTCCTCCTCAGGGTCTGGTGGCTGGATACAGTGGAGAGACAGACAGTGAGGAGGAGGCTGGAGAGCGAGAGGAGAGACTGACAGACTGGTCTAAATTGGCCTGTCTGCTTTGCAGGAGACAGTTCCCCAGTAAAGAGGCTCTGATCAGACATCAGCAGCTCTCTGAGCTACACCGA
- the rbm10 gene encoding RNA-binding protein 10 isoform X2, whose translation MDWSGMDYLWIILMCLSAIWTHSDGTHLLQKIHWGGRGDRLGRYGKESDDHDYRDMDYRGYGQENRLNSSLTNARQHEPDSSFEAMRDFASGNFSNNRPGFRQKGTRASENNQLGKSLLQCPSNENIHSRFQQDDKDYEFEPETEAHRRDMQTFRSGQKVYLEEQTPDEGEENEDSTWGRVRGRHNSQGEYSAEWGAEEDKHIRHSAHKQGFPDQAQPARDKVRDGSFHHALEMSQEEPEPRDQDYRSDTEHVQKPSNIVMLRMLPPNATVNEIRARLQEQGIQPREVRLMRNKSSGQSRGFAFVEFNHLQEASRWMETNQRVLTILGQRVSMHYSDPKPRANEDWLCNKCGVQNFKRREKCFKCGVPKSEAELKLPLVPKTLPLGQLKDSAQGLLPLPAIYQTAAPILNLSSSSPAAEVANDTLILRNLGPHTTLEAILSALAPFATLSPSNVRLIKDKQTQLNRGFAFLQLTTIVEASQLLQILQSLQPPLSIDGKLISVEFAKGSKRDVFLTDGNRVSVATVASTAIAAAQWAVTQTAQLVGAAQSGDISVHQQGAAAVFGQEVVQVVSAEAQAFKVPVPALLTSHATLGASDGGSASTGETGATSILALAASQTQLVATTTSTLANQAPVEIIGKPQPATPNQPATPGTALECQQYPDPDVSTYQYDESSGYYYDPLTGLYYDPNSQYYYNPHTQQYMYWDGERHTYVPAPSQTSDDGTDAAATGTISDLTGAPNSKDKKDKPKNKTAQQIAKDMERWAKSLNRQKDNGRASSSSSLSTNSRLMAQGRPDDRRESASADAGYAVLEMKGALLERPQILMEQIKHPEERESPPQGLVAGYSGETDSEEEAGEREERLTDWSKLACLLCRRQFPSKEALIRHQQLSELHRQNLEQKRARQTQSETQERSETELKYRDRAAERREKGAVPQAPDAKKRRFSPVGVGSQMLPGRMEKGFFIRNLPVE comes from the exons atggactggagtggtatggattacttgtggattattttgatgtgtttatcagctatttggactcattctgacggcacccatttactgcagaagatccattg GGGCGGTCGTGGTGACCGCTTGGGTCGCTATGGGAAAGAGTCTGATGATCACGACTACAGGGACATGGACTATCGTGGCTATGGGCAAGAAAATAGACTGAATAGCAGCTTAACAAATGCAAGGCAGCACGAGCCTGATAGCAGTTTTGAAGCTATGAGAGACTTTGCCTCAGGTAATTTCTCGAATAACCGACCTGGATTCAGGCAAAAGGGAACCCGTGCATCCGAAAACAACCAACTTGGAAAAAGCCTCCTCCAGTGTCCCTCAAATGAGAATATCCACTCAAGATTCCAGCAAGATGATAAAGATTATGAGTTTGAACCAGAGACTGAGGCACACAGGAGAGATATGCAGACATTTAGATCAGGACAGAAGGTGTATCTGGAAGAACAAACCCCAGATGAAGGTGAAGAAAATGAGGACAGCACCTGGGGCAGAGTTAGAGGACGGCACAACTCTCAGGGCGAATACAGTGCGGAGTGGGGAGCTGAGGAAGACAAACATATCAGACATTCTGCACACAAACAA GGGTTTCCTGACCAAGCCCAACCAGCTAGGGACAAAGTAAGAGATGGAAGCTTCCACCATGCTCTAGAAATGAGCCAGGAGGAGCCAGAACCCCGTGACCAGGACTACAGGTCTGATACAGAGCATGTCCAAAAGCCCAGCAACATTGTCATGCTGAGAATGCTCCCACCAAATGCAACTGTTAATGAG ATTCGGGCTAGACTGCAGGAGCAGGGGATCCAGCCCAGAGAAGTTCGCCTCATGAGAAACAAGTCTTCAG GTCAGAGCAGAGGATTCGCCTTCGTCGAGTTTAATCACTTGCAGGAGGCCAGCCGCTGGATGGAGACCAACCAG AGAGTGCTCACTATACTGGGACAGCGAGTATCTATGCACTACAGTGATCCAAAGCCTCGTGCTAATGAAGACTGGCTCTGCAATAAG TGTGGAGTGCAGAACTTTAAACGAAGAGAAAAGTGTTTCAAATGCGGAGTACCAAAATCAG AGGCTGAGTTGAAGCTGCCTCTGGTGCCAAAGACTTTACCTCTGGGGCAGTTAAAGGACTCAGCTCAGGGTTTACTGCCCCTTCCTGCCATATACCAGACAGCAGCTCCGATTCTCAACTTAAGTTCTTCATCCCCAGCTGCTGAAGTTGCCAATGACA CTCTGATTTTGAGGAATCTGGGACCCCATACGACGCTGGAGGCCATTTTGTCCGCTCTGGCCCCGTTTGCTACTCTCTCGCCTTCAAATGTACGGCTCATCAAAGACAAACAGACGCAACTCAACCGAGGGTTTGCTTTCCTTCAGCTCACTACTATTGTG gagGCTTCACAGCTGCTTCAGATCCTCCAGTCCCTGCAGCCTCCTCTCTCAATCGATGGAAAGCTCATTTCTGTGGAGTTTGCCAAGGGCTCCAAACG TGATGTTTTTCTGACAGATGGGAATCGGGTGAGTGTGGCAACAGTAGCGAGTACAGCTATAGCTGCAGCTCAGTGGGCCGTGACTCAG ACGGCCCAGCTTGTGGGTGCAGCTCAGAGCGGTGATATCAGTGTGCACCAGCAGGGGGCAGCAGCTGTGTTTGGACAGGAGGTGGTGCAGGTTGTCAGTGCAGAggcgcaagcctttaaagtgCCAGTGCCTGCGCTACTGACTAGCCACGCAACATTAGGTGCTTCTGATGGAGGATCAGCCTCTACAG GAGAAACAGGTGCTACCTCTATATTGGCGCTCGCAGCATCCCAGACTCAGCTTGTCGCCACGACAACCTCCACACTGGCCAATCAG GCCCCGGTGGAAATCATTGGAAAACCTCAGCCTGCTACCCCGAACCAGCCTGCTACACCTGGAACTGCTCTGGAGTGCCAGCAGTACC CGGATCCTGATGTGTCCACGTACCAGTACGACGAGAGCTCTGGCTATTACTACGACCCTCTTACAGGCCTCTACTATGACCCAAATTCACAG TACTATTATAATCCCCATACACAGCAGTACATGTACTGGGATGGGGAAAGACACACGTATGTTCCCGCCCCGTCACAGACGTCCGATGACGGCACAGACGCTGCAGCCACAGGAACGATCTCTGACCTTACAGGTGCTCCCAACAGCAAGGACAAGAAGGACAAGCCCAAGAATAAGACGGCACAGCAG ATTGCCAAAGACATGGAGCGCTGGGCCAAAAGTCTGAACAGGCAGAAGGACAACGGGCGAGCGTCCTCCTCTTCCTCACTGAGCACTAACTCTCGATTGATGGCACAGGGGAGACCCGATGACAGGAGGGAATCTGCCAGCGCTGATGCAGGCTACGCCGTCCTGGAGATGAAG GGTGCCTTGCTGGAGAGACCTCAGATTCTGATGGAACAAATCAAACATCCAGAAGAAAGAgaa AGTCCTCCTCAGGGTCTGGTGGCTGGATACAGTGGAGAGACAGACAGTGAGGAGGAGGCTGGAGAGCGAGAGGAGAGACTGACAGACTGGTCTAAATTGGCCTGTCTGCTTTGCAGGAGACAGTTCCCCAGTAAAGAGGCTCTGATCAGACATCAGCAGCTCTCTGAGCTACACCGA
- the rbm10 gene encoding RNA-binding protein 10 isoform X3, translating into MDYERRGGRGDRLGRYGKESDDHDYRDMDYRGYGQENRLNSSLTNARQHEPDSSFEAMRDFASGNFSNNRPGFRQKGTRASENNQLGKSLLQCPSNENIHSRFQQDDKDYEFEPETEAHRRDMQTFRSGQKVYLEEQTPDEGEENEDSTWGRVRGRHNSQGEYSAEWGAEEDKHIRHSAHKQGFPDQAQPARDKVRDGSFHHALEMSQEEPEPRDQDYRSDTEHVQKPSNIVMLRMLPPNATVNEIRARLQEQGIQPREVRLMRNKSSGQSRGFAFVEFNHLQEASRWMETNQRVLTILGQRVSMHYSDPKPRANEDWLCNKCGVQNFKRREKCFKCGVPKSEAELKLPLVPKTLPLGQLKDSAQGLLPLPAIYQTAAPILNLSSSSPAAEVANDTLILRNLGPHTTLEAILSALAPFATLSPSNVRLIKDKQTQLNRGFAFLQLTTIVEASQLLQILQSLQPPLSIDGKLISVEFAKGSKRDVFLTDGNRVSVATVASTAIAAAQWAVTQTAQLVGAAQSGDISVHQQGAAAVFGQEVVQVVSAEAQAFKVPVPALLTSHATLGASDGGSASTGETGATSILALAASQTQLVATTTSTLANQAPVEIIGKPQPATPNQPATPGTALECQQYPDPDVSTYQYDESSGYYYDPLTGLYYDPNSQYYYNPHTQQYMYWDGERHTYVPAPSQTSDDGTDAAATGTISDLTGAPNSKDKKDKPKNKTAQQIAKDMERWAKSLNRQKDNGRASSSSSLSTNSRLMAQGRPDDRRESASADAGYAVLEMKGALLERPQILMEQIKHPEEREQSPPQGLVAGYSGETDSEEEAGEREERLTDWSKLACLLCRRQFPSKEALIRHQQLSELHRQNLEQKRARQTQSETQERSETELKYRDRAAERREKGAVPQAPDAKKRRFSPVGVGSQMLPGRMEKGFFIRNLPVE; encoded by the exons ATGGATTATGAGAGAAG GGGCGGTCGTGGTGACCGCTTGGGTCGCTATGGGAAAGAGTCTGATGATCACGACTACAGGGACATGGACTATCGTGGCTATGGGCAAGAAAATAGACTGAATAGCAGCTTAACAAATGCAAGGCAGCACGAGCCTGATAGCAGTTTTGAAGCTATGAGAGACTTTGCCTCAGGTAATTTCTCGAATAACCGACCTGGATTCAGGCAAAAGGGAACCCGTGCATCCGAAAACAACCAACTTGGAAAAAGCCTCCTCCAGTGTCCCTCAAATGAGAATATCCACTCAAGATTCCAGCAAGATGATAAAGATTATGAGTTTGAACCAGAGACTGAGGCACACAGGAGAGATATGCAGACATTTAGATCAGGACAGAAGGTGTATCTGGAAGAACAAACCCCAGATGAAGGTGAAGAAAATGAGGACAGCACCTGGGGCAGAGTTAGAGGACGGCACAACTCTCAGGGCGAATACAGTGCGGAGTGGGGAGCTGAGGAAGACAAACATATCAGACATTCTGCACACAAACAA GGGTTTCCTGACCAAGCCCAACCAGCTAGGGACAAAGTAAGAGATGGAAGCTTCCACCATGCTCTAGAAATGAGCCAGGAGGAGCCAGAACCCCGTGACCAGGACTACAGGTCTGATACAGAGCATGTCCAAAAGCCCAGCAACATTGTCATGCTGAGAATGCTCCCACCAAATGCAACTGTTAATGAG ATTCGGGCTAGACTGCAGGAGCAGGGGATCCAGCCCAGAGAAGTTCGCCTCATGAGAAACAAGTCTTCAG GTCAGAGCAGAGGATTCGCCTTCGTCGAGTTTAATCACTTGCAGGAGGCCAGCCGCTGGATGGAGACCAACCAG AGAGTGCTCACTATACTGGGACAGCGAGTATCTATGCACTACAGTGATCCAAAGCCTCGTGCTAATGAAGACTGGCTCTGCAATAAG TGTGGAGTGCAGAACTTTAAACGAAGAGAAAAGTGTTTCAAATGCGGAGTACCAAAATCAG AGGCTGAGTTGAAGCTGCCTCTGGTGCCAAAGACTTTACCTCTGGGGCAGTTAAAGGACTCAGCTCAGGGTTTACTGCCCCTTCCTGCCATATACCAGACAGCAGCTCCGATTCTCAACTTAAGTTCTTCATCCCCAGCTGCTGAAGTTGCCAATGACA CTCTGATTTTGAGGAATCTGGGACCCCATACGACGCTGGAGGCCATTTTGTCCGCTCTGGCCCCGTTTGCTACTCTCTCGCCTTCAAATGTACGGCTCATCAAAGACAAACAGACGCAACTCAACCGAGGGTTTGCTTTCCTTCAGCTCACTACTATTGTG gagGCTTCACAGCTGCTTCAGATCCTCCAGTCCCTGCAGCCTCCTCTCTCAATCGATGGAAAGCTCATTTCTGTGGAGTTTGCCAAGGGCTCCAAACG TGATGTTTTTCTGACAGATGGGAATCGGGTGAGTGTGGCAACAGTAGCGAGTACAGCTATAGCTGCAGCTCAGTGGGCCGTGACTCAG ACGGCCCAGCTTGTGGGTGCAGCTCAGAGCGGTGATATCAGTGTGCACCAGCAGGGGGCAGCAGCTGTGTTTGGACAGGAGGTGGTGCAGGTTGTCAGTGCAGAggcgcaagcctttaaagtgCCAGTGCCTGCGCTACTGACTAGCCACGCAACATTAGGTGCTTCTGATGGAGGATCAGCCTCTACAG GAGAAACAGGTGCTACCTCTATATTGGCGCTCGCAGCATCCCAGACTCAGCTTGTCGCCACGACAACCTCCACACTGGCCAATCAG GCCCCGGTGGAAATCATTGGAAAACCTCAGCCTGCTACCCCGAACCAGCCTGCTACACCTGGAACTGCTCTGGAGTGCCAGCAGTACC CGGATCCTGATGTGTCCACGTACCAGTACGACGAGAGCTCTGGCTATTACTACGACCCTCTTACAGGCCTCTACTATGACCCAAATTCACAG TACTATTATAATCCCCATACACAGCAGTACATGTACTGGGATGGGGAAAGACACACGTATGTTCCCGCCCCGTCACAGACGTCCGATGACGGCACAGACGCTGCAGCCACAGGAACGATCTCTGACCTTACAGGTGCTCCCAACAGCAAGGACAAGAAGGACAAGCCCAAGAATAAGACGGCACAGCAG ATTGCCAAAGACATGGAGCGCTGGGCCAAAAGTCTGAACAGGCAGAAGGACAACGGGCGAGCGTCCTCCTCTTCCTCACTGAGCACTAACTCTCGATTGATGGCACAGGGGAGACCCGATGACAGGAGGGAATCTGCCAGCGCTGATGCAGGCTACGCCGTCCTGGAGATGAAG GGTGCCTTGCTGGAGAGACCTCAGATTCTGATGGAACAAATCAAACATCCAGAAGAAAGAgaa CAGAGTCCTCCTCAGGGTCTGGTGGCTGGATACAGTGGAGAGACAGACAGTGAGGAGGAGGCTGGAGAGCGAGAGGAGAGACTGACAGACTGGTCTAAATTGGCCTGTCTGCTTTGCAGGAGACAGTTCCCCAGTAAAGAGGCTCTGATCAGACATCAGCAGCTCTCTGAGCTACACCGA
- the rbm10 gene encoding RNA-binding protein 10 isoform X4 encodes MDYERRGGRGDRLGRYGKESDDHDYRDMDYRGYGQENRLNSSLTNARQHEPDSSFEAMRDFASGNFSNNRPGFRQKGTRASENNQLGKSLLQCPSNENIHSRFQQDDKDYEFEPETEAHRRDMQTFRSGQKVYLEEQTPDEGEENEDSTWGRVRGRHNSQGEYSAEWGAEEDKHIRHSAHKQGFPDQAQPARDKVRDGSFHHALEMSQEEPEPRDQDYRSDTEHVQKPSNIVMLRMLPPNATVNEIRARLQEQGIQPREVRLMRNKSSGQSRGFAFVEFNHLQEASRWMETNQRVLTILGQRVSMHYSDPKPRANEDWLCNKCGVQNFKRREKCFKCGVPKSEAELKLPLVPKTLPLGQLKDSAQGLLPLPAIYQTAAPILNLSSSSPAAEVANDTLILRNLGPHTTLEAILSALAPFATLSPSNVRLIKDKQTQLNRGFAFLQLTTIVEASQLLQILQSLQPPLSIDGKLISVEFAKGSKRDVFLTDGNRVSVATVASTAIAAAQWAVTQTAQLVGAAQSGDISVHQQGAAAVFGQEVVQVVSAEAQAFKVPVPALLTSHATLGASDGGSASTGETGATSILALAASQTQLVATTTSTLANQAPVEIIGKPQPATPNQPATPGTALECQQYPDPDVSTYQYDESSGYYYDPLTGLYYDPNSQYYYNPHTQQYMYWDGERHTYVPAPSQTSDDGTDAAATGTISDLTGAPNSKDKKDKPKNKTAQQIAKDMERWAKSLNRQKDNGRASSSSSLSTNSRLMAQGRPDDRRESASADAGYAVLEMKGALLERPQILMEQIKHPEERESPPQGLVAGYSGETDSEEEAGEREERLTDWSKLACLLCRRQFPSKEALIRHQQLSELHRQNLEQKRARQTQSETQERSETELKYRDRAAERREKGAVPQAPDAKKRRFSPVGVGSQMLPGRMEKGFFIRNLPVE; translated from the exons ATGGATTATGAGAGAAG GGGCGGTCGTGGTGACCGCTTGGGTCGCTATGGGAAAGAGTCTGATGATCACGACTACAGGGACATGGACTATCGTGGCTATGGGCAAGAAAATAGACTGAATAGCAGCTTAACAAATGCAAGGCAGCACGAGCCTGATAGCAGTTTTGAAGCTATGAGAGACTTTGCCTCAGGTAATTTCTCGAATAACCGACCTGGATTCAGGCAAAAGGGAACCCGTGCATCCGAAAACAACCAACTTGGAAAAAGCCTCCTCCAGTGTCCCTCAAATGAGAATATCCACTCAAGATTCCAGCAAGATGATAAAGATTATGAGTTTGAACCAGAGACTGAGGCACACAGGAGAGATATGCAGACATTTAGATCAGGACAGAAGGTGTATCTGGAAGAACAAACCCCAGATGAAGGTGAAGAAAATGAGGACAGCACCTGGGGCAGAGTTAGAGGACGGCACAACTCTCAGGGCGAATACAGTGCGGAGTGGGGAGCTGAGGAAGACAAACATATCAGACATTCTGCACACAAACAA GGGTTTCCTGACCAAGCCCAACCAGCTAGGGACAAAGTAAGAGATGGAAGCTTCCACCATGCTCTAGAAATGAGCCAGGAGGAGCCAGAACCCCGTGACCAGGACTACAGGTCTGATACAGAGCATGTCCAAAAGCCCAGCAACATTGTCATGCTGAGAATGCTCCCACCAAATGCAACTGTTAATGAG ATTCGGGCTAGACTGCAGGAGCAGGGGATCCAGCCCAGAGAAGTTCGCCTCATGAGAAACAAGTCTTCAG GTCAGAGCAGAGGATTCGCCTTCGTCGAGTTTAATCACTTGCAGGAGGCCAGCCGCTGGATGGAGACCAACCAG AGAGTGCTCACTATACTGGGACAGCGAGTATCTATGCACTACAGTGATCCAAAGCCTCGTGCTAATGAAGACTGGCTCTGCAATAAG TGTGGAGTGCAGAACTTTAAACGAAGAGAAAAGTGTTTCAAATGCGGAGTACCAAAATCAG AGGCTGAGTTGAAGCTGCCTCTGGTGCCAAAGACTTTACCTCTGGGGCAGTTAAAGGACTCAGCTCAGGGTTTACTGCCCCTTCCTGCCATATACCAGACAGCAGCTCCGATTCTCAACTTAAGTTCTTCATCCCCAGCTGCTGAAGTTGCCAATGACA CTCTGATTTTGAGGAATCTGGGACCCCATACGACGCTGGAGGCCATTTTGTCCGCTCTGGCCCCGTTTGCTACTCTCTCGCCTTCAAATGTACGGCTCATCAAAGACAAACAGACGCAACTCAACCGAGGGTTTGCTTTCCTTCAGCTCACTACTATTGTG gagGCTTCACAGCTGCTTCAGATCCTCCAGTCCCTGCAGCCTCCTCTCTCAATCGATGGAAAGCTCATTTCTGTGGAGTTTGCCAAGGGCTCCAAACG TGATGTTTTTCTGACAGATGGGAATCGGGTGAGTGTGGCAACAGTAGCGAGTACAGCTATAGCTGCAGCTCAGTGGGCCGTGACTCAG ACGGCCCAGCTTGTGGGTGCAGCTCAGAGCGGTGATATCAGTGTGCACCAGCAGGGGGCAGCAGCTGTGTTTGGACAGGAGGTGGTGCAGGTTGTCAGTGCAGAggcgcaagcctttaaagtgCCAGTGCCTGCGCTACTGACTAGCCACGCAACATTAGGTGCTTCTGATGGAGGATCAGCCTCTACAG GAGAAACAGGTGCTACCTCTATATTGGCGCTCGCAGCATCCCAGACTCAGCTTGTCGCCACGACAACCTCCACACTGGCCAATCAG GCCCCGGTGGAAATCATTGGAAAACCTCAGCCTGCTACCCCGAACCAGCCTGCTACACCTGGAACTGCTCTGGAGTGCCAGCAGTACC CGGATCCTGATGTGTCCACGTACCAGTACGACGAGAGCTCTGGCTATTACTACGACCCTCTTACAGGCCTCTACTATGACCCAAATTCACAG TACTATTATAATCCCCATACACAGCAGTACATGTACTGGGATGGGGAAAGACACACGTATGTTCCCGCCCCGTCACAGACGTCCGATGACGGCACAGACGCTGCAGCCACAGGAACGATCTCTGACCTTACAGGTGCTCCCAACAGCAAGGACAAGAAGGACAAGCCCAAGAATAAGACGGCACAGCAG ATTGCCAAAGACATGGAGCGCTGGGCCAAAAGTCTGAACAGGCAGAAGGACAACGGGCGAGCGTCCTCCTCTTCCTCACTGAGCACTAACTCTCGATTGATGGCACAGGGGAGACCCGATGACAGGAGGGAATCTGCCAGCGCTGATGCAGGCTACGCCGTCCTGGAGATGAAG GGTGCCTTGCTGGAGAGACCTCAGATTCTGATGGAACAAATCAAACATCCAGAAGAAAGAgaa AGTCCTCCTCAGGGTCTGGTGGCTGGATACAGTGGAGAGACAGACAGTGAGGAGGAGGCTGGAGAGCGAGAGGAGAGACTGACAGACTGGTCTAAATTGGCCTGTCTGCTTTGCAGGAGACAGTTCCCCAGTAAAGAGGCTCTGATCAGACATCAGCAGCTCTCTGAGCTACACCGA